A region from the uncultured Holophaga sp. genome encodes:
- a CDS encoding bacteriohemerythrin, whose protein sequence is MGFLAWSDDLATGIQDIDAQHRRIVDYINQLAVAKELGRADALVPVLERLVDYTASHFSLEEELMEKAGYACAGSHKGTHDLFVRSIQESQKRVAAGEDITGELLATLKTWLVYHIKHDDAAYAEDVRRHLASRDVQEPGWFTRLVGRFFKA, encoded by the coding sequence ATGGGATTTCTCGCCTGGAGCGACGACCTGGCCACCGGTATCCAGGACATCGACGCCCAACATCGCCGCATCGTGGACTACATCAATCAGTTGGCAGTGGCCAAGGAACTGGGCAGGGCTGACGCCCTGGTGCCCGTGCTGGAGCGCCTGGTGGACTACACCGCCAGCCACTTCTCACTGGAAGAGGAACTCATGGAGAAGGCGGGGTATGCCTGTGCGGGCTCCCACAAGGGGACTCACGACCTCTTTGTGCGGAGCATCCAGGAGAGTCAGAAGCGGGTTGCCGCTGGCGAGGACATCACCGGAGAGCTGCTGGCGACCCTGAAGACCTGGCTGGTCTACCACATCAAGCATGATGATGCGGCCTATGCCGAGGATGTGAGGCGCCATCTGGCCAGCCGCGACGTCCAGGAACCGGGCTGGTTCACTCGCTTGGTGGGCCGCTTCTTCAAAGCCTGA
- a CDS encoding HAD-IA family hydrolase: protein MLNFKDHLIESAIFDMDGTLFDTERLRFQTLSQAALELAGRPFSEEVLLGSLGLSAVKAEAQAKQVYGADFPYQAIRRRADELELEHVRTHGVPIKPGLIPVLERLRKSGLKMAVATSSRRAIAEEFLINANVYKYFDLLVCGDEVGQGKPHPEIFLKAAAALHVEPSGSLMFEDSENGLRAASASGGLAILIEDIKLPAPEALEKAFQRYPDMRAFLLDLAACTPKLPMPGITDAFPQALNQLKAGIHGFGAMGGGYLAQVFSHWDGYTRPCEIIASTGNALLRAVINALGHYSVRYGSLAFDQTIPRVRMISPTDGEAMGALYCECEIVALCLPEQAVAGEAGSIAAGLLERYRSRGESLTLLVVQNKVGGGRFVREAVEAALLGLTTRRETQRVLERVEFAETVVTRVVSRLSEESILRQLRIKHPLLSRQVADTPGDELDSEALVRRVGSDDAELLQSIVGSLREVAGSATSLADLHLVLFNSEVDMALYAQRGSELLEHLRQVDTVPDITEVQVLKNRLWNGPHAIIAWCAALLGHATIGHAMGDARVTALLDQILEQELLPSLSAEYPAQRQRIRHLLGVFRQRCAQSFKDVCERVGRDPLRKLQRRERIFGSLAMVLRQGRAAPGLALGAALAVWYALQHPAAREDRECITIRERFSLRGSLRDVLTWRSPQAGPGYTSLDPVVDAFLIEAVQPHFDGLRVEGLAYLERVGGLPA, encoded by the coding sequence ATGCTGAACTTCAAAGATCACCTGATTGAAAGCGCCATCTTCGATATGGATGGCACCCTGTTCGACACCGAGCGTCTCCGCTTCCAGACCCTTTCCCAGGCAGCCCTGGAGTTGGCCGGACGCCCCTTCTCCGAAGAGGTGCTGCTGGGCTCCCTGGGCCTGAGCGCCGTCAAGGCCGAAGCCCAGGCGAAACAGGTCTACGGTGCGGACTTCCCCTACCAGGCCATCCGTCGCCGGGCCGATGAGCTGGAACTGGAGCATGTACGCACCCACGGAGTTCCCATCAAGCCTGGACTGATCCCGGTCCTGGAGCGGCTCCGCAAGTCGGGACTGAAGATGGCGGTCGCGACCTCGAGCCGCCGGGCGATTGCGGAGGAATTCTTGATCAATGCCAATGTGTACAAATATTTCGATCTGCTTGTCTGCGGGGATGAGGTCGGCCAGGGCAAGCCCCACCCGGAGATCTTCCTCAAGGCCGCTGCGGCCCTCCATGTGGAGCCCTCCGGGAGCCTGATGTTCGAGGACTCGGAGAACGGTCTGCGCGCGGCGTCGGCCTCCGGGGGACTGGCCATCCTGATCGAGGACATCAAGCTCCCGGCTCCCGAAGCCCTGGAGAAGGCCTTCCAGCGCTATCCGGACATGAGGGCCTTTCTCCTGGATCTTGCCGCCTGCACCCCCAAGCTTCCCATGCCCGGGATCACCGACGCCTTCCCCCAGGCCCTCAACCAGCTCAAGGCTGGCATCCATGGCTTTGGCGCCATGGGCGGTGGCTACCTGGCCCAGGTCTTCTCCCACTGGGACGGCTACACACGGCCCTGCGAGATCATCGCCTCCACGGGCAATGCCCTGCTGCGGGCGGTCATCAATGCCCTCGGGCACTACAGTGTCCGCTATGGGAGCCTGGCCTTCGACCAGACCATCCCCCGGGTCCGGATGATCTCCCCCACGGATGGAGAGGCCATGGGCGCCCTGTACTGCGAATGCGAGATCGTGGCCCTCTGCCTGCCCGAGCAGGCCGTTGCCGGGGAGGCTGGAAGCATCGCTGCGGGGTTGCTGGAGCGCTACCGCTCTCGCGGCGAGAGTCTGACGCTCCTGGTGGTGCAGAACAAGGTGGGCGGGGGCCGCTTTGTCCGGGAGGCCGTGGAGGCGGCGCTGCTCGGCTTGACCACTCGGCGGGAGACTCAGAGGGTCCTGGAGCGGGTCGAATTTGCGGAGACCGTGGTCACCCGGGTGGTTTCCAGGCTCTCGGAAGAGTCCATCCTCCGCCAGCTCCGGATCAAGCACCCCCTGCTCTCCAGGCAGGTTGCCGATACGCCCGGGGACGAGCTCGATTCTGAGGCCCTGGTCCGCCGGGTGGGGTCAGACGATGCCGAGCTGCTGCAGTCCATCGTGGGCTCCCTGCGGGAGGTGGCCGGGTCGGCCACCTCCTTGGCCGATCTCCACCTCGTACTCTTCAACAGCGAGGTGGACATGGCCCTCTATGCCCAACGGGGCAGCGAGCTGCTTGAACACCTCCGTCAGGTGGATACGGTGCCGGACATCACTGAGGTCCAGGTCCTGAAGAACCGGCTCTGGAATGGTCCCCACGCCATCATCGCCTGGTGCGCCGCCCTCCTGGGGCATGCCACCATCGGGCATGCCATGGGGGATGCGCGGGTGACTGCCCTCCTGGATCAGATCCTGGAGCAGGAACTGCTGCCCTCTCTGTCTGCGGAATACCCCGCCCAGCGCCAGCGCATTCGCCACCTCCTGGGGGTCTTCCGCCAGCGCTGCGCCCAGTCTTTCAAGGATGTCTGCGAGCGCGTGGGTCGGGACCCTCTGCGCAAGCTCCAGCGGCGGGAGCGGATCTTCGGCAGTCTTGCCATGGTGCTCCGGCAGGGGCGGGCGGCGCCTGGCCTGGCTCTGGGGGCGGCCCTGGCGGTCTGGTACGCCCTCCAGCATCCTGCCGCCCGGGAGGACCGGGAGTGCATCACCATCCGGGAGCGCTTCAGTCTCCGGGGGAGCCTCCGGGATGTGCTGACCTGGAGGTCCCCGCAGGCTGGTCCAGGTTATACCTCCCTGGATCCTGTGGTCGACGCCTTCCTGATCGAGGCGGTGCAGCCCCACTTCGATGGCCTCAGGGTGGAGGGCCTCGCCTACCTGGAGCGCGTGGGCGGCCTGCCCGCCTGA
- the polA gene encoding DNA polymerase I, which translates to MSEQRLYLLDTFAFIFRAYFANPRLKNGAAYTFTRIALQLLEKHRPTHIVAVFDTPSPTFRHEIYPEYKANRPEMPEDLRPQIPLIRDLIRALNIPIVELPGFEADDVMGTLATRAAAEGLPAVIVSPDKDLLQLVDDERGIAVLNTKDGEVWHDRLGAKERMGVWPEQIVDFLAILGDASDNVKGVPGIGEKGAAQLLEKYGSLDAILAARAELKPKQREGLDTAESWLDLTRRLVTVVKDLELPVSLEALRYPGLDEAQAREQFKALGFQSLVKEFTPAQAPQERAARTYRHATSLGELEAAVAACREAGRFGLDTETTSLDPTRGHLVGLSLAWKPNEGIYVPLAHLKPSETEVEGALPGLLEGSGLPENLLDLRGGAEAFFRELAPYLDERNLPFVEVRRILGPLLADAVVGKCGQNLKYDLQVLRRHGLPVTGLVEDSMVRSFLLDSTQRHNLDDLSARILDLRPISFESVVGKGKAQKRFDEADFDTAVQYAAEDADLALQLCERLREQMTDERLRRLYQEVDLPLVEVLADLELTGIRVDPEVLARLAAEMRQARSEAEARVLELAGEPFNLNSPAQLGRILYEKLGLPVLQRTAKTKAPSTDEDVLLDLAKREDGEIARVLLRHRQMQKLLGTYVEALPQMVNPLTGRVHTRLHQAAVATGRLASSDPNLQNIPVRTPEGRAIRGAFVPEPGWVLLDADYSQIELRVVAALAQDPVLLNAFASGEDIHRRTASEVMGVPMDEVSGEQRSAAKAVNFGLLYGQGAFALAGNLGISMREAKAFIERYFERMPKVAGWIEATKERAAAEGLVRTHWGRIRRIPELEAASAQLKAAGLREAVNTVVQGTAADLMRRAMVRFHRAMTGEGLKARLLLQVHDELLIECPPAEVARTSRLLQEAMEGADDLGPLGVKLAAEVRQGASWLECK; encoded by the coding sequence ATGTCCGAACAGCGGCTCTACCTCCTCGACACCTTCGCATTCATCTTCCGGGCCTACTTCGCCAACCCCCGGCTGAAGAACGGCGCAGCTTACACCTTCACCCGCATCGCCCTGCAGTTGCTGGAGAAGCACCGGCCCACTCACATCGTGGCGGTCTTCGACACCCCCTCGCCCACCTTCCGCCACGAGATCTACCCCGAGTACAAGGCCAACCGGCCCGAGATGCCCGAGGATCTGCGGCCCCAGATCCCCCTCATTCGGGACCTGATCAGGGCCCTCAACATTCCCATCGTGGAGCTGCCGGGCTTCGAGGCGGACGATGTCATGGGCACCCTGGCCACCCGGGCAGCCGCCGAGGGGCTCCCGGCGGTCATCGTCAGCCCCGACAAGGATCTGCTGCAGCTGGTGGACGACGAGCGGGGCATCGCGGTGCTCAACACCAAGGATGGCGAGGTCTGGCACGATCGCCTGGGGGCGAAGGAGCGCATGGGGGTCTGGCCCGAGCAGATCGTGGACTTCCTGGCCATCCTGGGGGATGCCTCGGACAACGTGAAGGGGGTGCCGGGCATCGGCGAGAAGGGCGCCGCCCAGCTCCTGGAGAAGTACGGCTCCCTGGACGCCATCCTGGCCGCCCGGGCCGAATTGAAACCCAAGCAGCGGGAGGGCCTGGACACGGCTGAATCCTGGCTGGACCTGACCCGCCGCCTGGTGACGGTGGTGAAGGACCTGGAGCTGCCGGTGAGTCTGGAGGCTCTCCGCTACCCAGGGCTGGACGAAGCCCAGGCTCGGGAGCAGTTCAAGGCCCTGGGTTTCCAGAGCCTGGTCAAGGAGTTCACCCCCGCCCAGGCCCCCCAGGAGAGGGCCGCCCGCACCTACCGCCACGCCACCTCGCTGGGGGAGCTGGAGGCCGCTGTGGCCGCCTGCCGGGAGGCCGGGCGCTTCGGTCTGGACACCGAGACCACCAGCCTGGACCCCACCCGGGGGCACCTCGTGGGCCTGAGTCTGGCCTGGAAGCCCAATGAGGGGATCTACGTGCCCCTGGCTCACCTCAAGCCCAGCGAGACCGAGGTGGAGGGCGCTCTGCCGGGGCTCCTGGAGGGATCGGGGTTGCCCGAGAACCTGCTGGACCTGCGGGGCGGCGCCGAGGCTTTCTTCCGGGAGCTGGCCCCCTACCTGGACGAGCGCAACCTGCCCTTCGTCGAGGTGCGGCGCATCCTGGGTCCCCTGCTCGCTGACGCCGTCGTGGGCAAGTGCGGCCAGAACCTCAAGTACGACCTCCAGGTGCTCCGGCGCCACGGCCTTCCCGTCACGGGGCTGGTCGAAGACAGCATGGTGCGGAGCTTCCTCCTGGACAGCACCCAGCGACACAATCTGGATGACCTCAGTGCCCGTATCCTGGACCTGCGGCCCATCAGCTTCGAGTCGGTGGTGGGGAAGGGGAAGGCCCAGAAGCGCTTCGATGAGGCGGACTTCGATACGGCGGTGCAGTACGCCGCCGAGGATGCGGACCTCGCCCTGCAGCTCTGCGAACGGCTCCGGGAACAGATGACGGATGAGCGGCTCCGGCGGCTCTACCAGGAGGTGGACCTGCCTCTGGTGGAGGTGTTGGCGGACCTGGAGCTGACGGGTATCCGGGTGGATCCGGAGGTGCTGGCCCGGCTGGCGGCGGAGATGCGCCAGGCCCGCAGCGAGGCTGAGGCCCGGGTACTGGAGCTGGCCGGGGAGCCCTTCAACCTCAACAGCCCCGCCCAGCTGGGGCGCATCCTCTACGAGAAGCTGGGCCTGCCGGTGCTCCAGCGCACCGCCAAGACCAAGGCCCCCTCCACCGATGAGGATGTGCTGCTGGACCTGGCCAAGCGGGAGGACGGCGAGATCGCCCGGGTGCTCCTGCGCCACCGCCAGATGCAGAAGCTCCTGGGCACCTATGTGGAGGCCCTGCCGCAGATGGTGAATCCGCTGACCGGGCGGGTCCACACCCGGCTCCATCAGGCCGCCGTGGCCACGGGGCGCCTGGCCTCCAGTGATCCCAATCTCCAGAACATCCCCGTGCGCACCCCCGAGGGGCGGGCCATCCGCGGGGCCTTCGTGCCCGAGCCCGGCTGGGTGCTGCTGGACGCGGACTACAGCCAGATCGAGCTGCGGGTGGTGGCTGCACTGGCCCAGGACCCCGTGCTGCTGAATGCCTTCGCCAGCGGGGAGGACATCCACCGCCGCACCGCCTCCGAGGTCATGGGGGTGCCCATGGACGAGGTGAGCGGCGAGCAGCGCAGCGCCGCCAAGGCGGTCAACTTCGGCCTGCTCTATGGGCAGGGTGCCTTTGCCCTGGCTGGCAATCTGGGCATCTCCATGCGGGAGGCCAAGGCCTTCATTGAGCGCTATTTCGAACGCATGCCCAAGGTGGCGGGCTGGATCGAGGCCACCAAGGAGCGGGCAGCGGCAGAGGGCCTGGTTCGCACCCACTGGGGACGGATCCGCCGCATCCCCGAGCTGGAGGCCGCCAGTGCCCAGCTCAAGGCCGCCGGGCTCCGGGAAGCCGTCAACACGGTGGTACAGGGCACGGCCGCCGATCTCATGCGCCGGGCCATGGTGCGCTTCCACCGGGCCATGACGGGCGAGGGGCTCAAGGCCCGCCTTCTGCTCCAGGTCCACGACGAGCTGCTGATCGAGTGCCCGCCAGCCGAGGTGGCCCGGACTTCCCGTCTCCTCCAGGAGGCCATGGAGGGCGCCGATGACCTTGGCCCCCTGGGGGTCAAGCTCGCCGCTGAGGTGCGCCAGGGGGCCAGTTGGCTGGAGTGCAAGTGA
- the serC gene encoding 3-phosphoserine/phosphohydroxythreonine transaminase — MTKRAINFYAGPAGLPLPALERAQAELLDFAGTGMSVMEISHRSKEYDAVHEEALSLVRELLDIPKNFKVMLLQGGAHLTFGMIPLNLLQGDRKADYILTGNWSEKAYKDARLIAGDRVQVAGSTKELGYSRLPKTSELRIRKDASFVHFCSNNTVEGTQFKDWPETGGIPYICDMSSDLMWRPFDVSPFGLIYGGAQKNLGPSGVTLLIMRDDFLEMCEDEKLPTYLRFRVHAEKNSLYNTPPTFGIYLLRNVLAHNKSVGGLQVMEARNREKAGLLYGCIDRLHGFYRPYVTEPADRSLMNVDFFLPSEELTERFVQEAKAEGMVGLKGYRDIGGIRASLYNAVSVENVGTLVAFMEDFARRH; from the coding sequence ATGACGAAACGCGCCATCAACTTCTACGCAGGCCCCGCCGGGCTGCCCCTGCCCGCCCTGGAGCGGGCCCAGGCCGAGCTGCTGGACTTCGCCGGCACCGGCATGTCCGTCATGGAGATCAGCCACCGCTCCAAGGAATACGACGCCGTCCACGAAGAGGCCCTCAGCCTGGTGCGGGAACTGCTCGACATCCCGAAAAACTTCAAGGTCATGCTCCTGCAGGGCGGCGCCCATCTCACCTTCGGCATGATCCCCCTCAATCTCCTGCAGGGCGACCGCAAGGCCGACTACATCCTGACCGGCAACTGGTCCGAGAAGGCCTACAAGGATGCCCGCCTTATCGCCGGAGACCGGGTGCAGGTGGCGGGCTCCACCAAGGAACTGGGCTACAGCCGCCTCCCCAAAACCAGCGAACTCAGGATCCGCAAGGACGCCTCCTTCGTCCATTTCTGCTCCAACAACACCGTGGAGGGCACCCAGTTCAAGGACTGGCCCGAGACCGGCGGCATCCCCTACATCTGCGACATGAGCTCCGACCTCATGTGGCGACCCTTCGATGTGAGCCCCTTCGGCCTCATCTACGGCGGCGCCCAGAAGAACCTGGGGCCCTCTGGCGTAACACTCCTCATCATGAGGGACGACTTCCTGGAGATGTGCGAGGACGAGAAGCTCCCCACTTACCTGCGCTTCCGGGTCCACGCAGAGAAGAACAGCCTCTACAACACCCCCCCCACCTTCGGCATCTACCTGCTCCGCAATGTCCTCGCCCACAACAAGTCCGTGGGGGGGCTCCAGGTCATGGAGGCCCGCAACCGGGAGAAGGCCGGCCTGCTCTATGGCTGCATCGACCGCCTCCACGGCTTCTACCGCCCCTACGTCACGGAGCCGGCCGACCGCTCCCTCATGAACGTGGACTTCTTCCTCCCCTCGGAGGAGCTGACGGAGCGCTTCGTACAGGAGGCCAAGGCCGAAGGCATGGTGGGCCTCAAGGGCTACCGGGACATCGGCGGCATCCGCGCAAGCCTCTACAATGCCGTGAGCGTGGAGAACGTCGGGACCCTGGTGGCCTTCATGGAGGACTTCGCCCGGAGGCATTGA
- a CDS encoding putative sulfate exporter family transporter, translating to MDTRNRLSRILLPLGALAAISPWLGPASGLLLGIAVGLFLGNPWPAPVSHWTKKCLSWSIIALGAGMNLGTVLKVGSHGILITFFSITLTMTVGYLLARFLRIRAKAGTLVAAGTAICGGSAIAALAPAIGAPEEDTGVALVTVFLLNAVALVLFPFIGHTLGMSQHAFGLWSALAIHDTSSVVGAGLAYGQEALAVGTTVKLARALWIVPLTLAAATLFRTQQGKRRHPWFILGFILSAAACTWIPALHPLGAHIAWLGRKGMGLALFGIGCGISLGGLKRTGPRPLAMGLILWAVVASASLVLIRFGWVS from the coding sequence ATGGACACACGCAACCGCCTCTCCCGAATCCTTCTTCCCCTCGGAGCCCTCGCCGCCATCAGCCCCTGGCTCGGGCCAGCGTCAGGACTGCTGCTGGGCATCGCAGTGGGCCTCTTTCTCGGGAACCCCTGGCCCGCCCCCGTCTCCCACTGGACCAAGAAGTGCCTGTCCTGGAGCATCATCGCCCTGGGCGCGGGCATGAACCTGGGGACGGTGCTGAAGGTCGGTTCCCACGGGATCCTGATCACCTTCTTCAGCATCACCCTGACCATGACGGTGGGCTACCTCCTCGCCAGGTTCCTGAGGATCCGCGCCAAGGCCGGCACCCTGGTGGCCGCAGGGACGGCCATCTGCGGCGGTAGCGCCATCGCGGCCCTGGCGCCCGCCATTGGTGCCCCCGAAGAGGACACCGGTGTGGCCCTGGTGACGGTCTTCCTGCTCAATGCCGTGGCCTTGGTGCTCTTCCCTTTCATCGGACACACCCTGGGCATGAGCCAGCACGCCTTCGGGCTCTGGAGCGCCCTGGCCATCCATGACACCAGCTCGGTGGTGGGGGCGGGGCTGGCTTACGGACAGGAGGCCCTGGCGGTGGGGACCACGGTCAAGCTCGCCCGGGCCCTCTGGATCGTGCCCCTGACCCTGGCTGCCGCCACCCTCTTCCGCACCCAGCAGGGCAAGCGCCGCCACCCCTGGTTCATCCTGGGCTTCATCCTGTCCGCCGCCGCCTGCACCTGGATCCCGGCCCTCCATCCCCTGGGTGCCCACATCGCCTGGCTCGGCCGGAAGGGCATGGGGCTGGCCCTCTTCGGCATCGGCTGCGGGATAAGCCTCGGTGGCCTGAAGAGGACCGGCCCCCGTCCCCTGGCCATGGGACTCATCCTCTGGGCAGTCGTCGCCTCGGCCAGCCTGGTCCTCATCCGCTTCGGCTGGGTTTCCTGA
- the recO gene encoding DNA repair protein RecO produces MIRTLTAIVLRPTPFQEGEAVVSFLSEEGERLVGLAKGAKKPSAKWVSAFEPLGLVKVGFFGREQTAVKRVTRCELLHSPLTLGHLESNLVVACLADLFDRVAKEGIEDPRLFRLLSACGRALKAQPERAMGVLAYAEHWLLHCLGLLPHPRLCGRCGGAGAPLVLLTEEHGWRCSDCTPVDPIEALPPGCREHLRELRTLPADECPDPQGSEAARAVTRLLRERLHRELGGRLRSYEVLERLI; encoded by the coding sequence GTGATCCGCACCCTCACCGCCATCGTCCTGCGCCCCACGCCCTTCCAGGAGGGGGAGGCGGTGGTGTCCTTCCTGAGTGAAGAAGGTGAGCGGCTCGTGGGGCTGGCCAAGGGGGCCAAGAAGCCTTCGGCCAAGTGGGTCAGTGCCTTTGAGCCTCTGGGGCTGGTGAAGGTGGGCTTCTTCGGAAGGGAGCAGACGGCGGTCAAGCGGGTGACCCGCTGCGAACTCCTCCACAGTCCCCTGACCCTGGGGCATCTGGAGTCCAATCTGGTGGTGGCCTGCTTGGCGGATCTCTTCGACCGGGTGGCCAAGGAGGGGATCGAGGATCCCCGGCTCTTCCGGCTGCTGAGTGCGTGCGGGAGGGCGCTCAAGGCCCAGCCGGAGCGGGCCATGGGGGTGCTGGCCTATGCCGAGCACTGGCTCCTGCATTGCCTGGGCCTGCTGCCGCATCCTCGGCTCTGCGGACGCTGCGGGGGGGCGGGGGCGCCCCTGGTGCTGCTGACGGAGGAGCATGGCTGGCGCTGCTCGGACTGCACGCCGGTGGATCCCATCGAAGCCTTGCCACCGGGCTGCCGGGAACACCTCCGGGAGCTGCGGACCCTGCCTGCCGACGAGTGCCCCGATCCTCAGGGAAGCGAGGCGGCCAGGGCCGTGACGCGGCTCCTGAGGGAGCGCCTTCACCGTGAACTGGGGGGCAGGCTCCGGAGCTATGAGGTGCTTGAGCGGCTGATCTGA
- a CDS encoding LysR family transcriptional regulator — MELLDTRRLEAFRMVALCGRLSEAARLLNLSQPAVTAQVRQLEERLGRPLFVRSRTGMRLTEDGQRLLASAEAMHRLLGEVEDLFGDTPAGPGPLRLGASTTAAVYVLPPVLAAFRRRYPGAPLQLEVGNTEQVQDWLREGRIGLGMVEGLRRAPGLHLEPFQEDELACVGPGVVPAGFPLPASPGDLARVPVLWREPGSGTRAVVLQALGTLRTPLDTDPVLGHTELIKAGVREGMGVAFLPRCAIQGELARGELRVLPLPGLLIQRTFSWVLPPGGAVGSAALFQRLAAG; from the coding sequence ATGGAACTCCTGGATACAAGGCGTCTTGAAGCCTTTCGCATGGTTGCTCTCTGCGGTCGTCTCTCTGAGGCTGCGCGGCTGCTCAACCTCTCCCAACCTGCGGTTACAGCCCAGGTGCGGCAATTGGAGGAGCGTCTGGGGCGGCCCCTCTTCGTCCGGTCCCGGACCGGAATGCGGCTCACGGAAGACGGACAGCGGCTCCTGGCCAGTGCCGAGGCCATGCACCGGCTCCTTGGGGAGGTCGAGGATCTCTTCGGGGACACGCCAGCGGGTCCAGGTCCACTCCGGCTGGGTGCAAGCACCACCGCGGCGGTCTACGTCCTGCCCCCGGTCCTTGCGGCCTTCCGGCGCAGGTACCCCGGGGCGCCGCTGCAGCTGGAGGTGGGCAATACGGAACAGGTCCAGGACTGGCTGCGGGAGGGGCGGATCGGCCTGGGGATGGTGGAGGGGTTGCGAAGGGCCCCAGGGCTGCATCTGGAACCCTTCCAGGAGGACGAGCTTGCCTGTGTCGGCCCCGGGGTGGTGCCCGCGGGCTTCCCCCTTCCGGCCTCTCCCGGGGATCTGGCCCGGGTGCCTGTTCTTTGGCGGGAACCCGGCTCCGGCACCCGGGCCGTGGTCCTACAGGCCCTGGGGACCCTGCGAACCCCCCTGGACACGGACCCCGTGCTGGGCCATACCGAGCTCATCAAGGCCGGGGTCCGGGAGGGGATGGGCGTGGCTTTTCTCCCCCGCTGTGCCATCCAGGGAGAGCTGGCTCGGGGGGAGCTGCGGGTGCTGCCTCTTCCAGGTCTTCTCATCCAGCGCACCTTCTCCTGGGTCCTGCCTCCCGGAGGGGCTGTGGGCTCGGCCGCGCTCTTCCAGCGCCTCGCAGCAGGTTAG
- a CDS encoding MFS transporter, whose protein sequence is MKHRLGLKLTILSISLLLMARMTISTALAEIARAFPHQSQADLMNMVALPSLVAIPFTVLSGFLSNRMSKKAIVLAGLVLFILGGVGPMFLTDFTLIMFSRALLGAGTGLFLPMSAGLFDDFFTGNERNFLVGMQSASVGIGNIITSLLAGVLATLSWRLSFLIYALGALVLVAVIFKLPEPPRSAAASEGKATFNGRLLLALVCSLLYAVLYFAFYGFLAFIIEGRHMGNAAAAGIGIVSMTLGSILAGAAFGFTLRKLRHFMLPIGLLLNMIGFLVMALAGTLPALLAGAFALGLGFGLVMPYACMVCMDAAGKGNGTLATGLFMTALSLGTAVSPLILELIGKLAHNHDGQFIFRLCAYAFLATTAVSIVMALRPKGKRAEVAPLGA, encoded by the coding sequence ATGAAGCACCGACTCGGCCTCAAACTCACCATCCTCTCCATATCCCTGCTCCTCATGGCCCGCATGACCATCTCCACGGCCCTCGCCGAGATCGCCAGGGCCTTCCCCCACCAGAGCCAGGCCGACCTCATGAACATGGTCGCCCTCCCCTCCCTGGTGGCCATCCCCTTCACCGTGCTCTCCGGCTTCCTGAGCAACCGCATGAGCAAGAAGGCCATCGTGCTCGCAGGCCTCGTCCTCTTCATCCTCGGGGGCGTGGGCCCCATGTTCCTGACGGACTTCACCCTGATCATGTTCAGCCGGGCCCTCCTGGGAGCCGGCACGGGACTCTTCCTGCCCATGTCGGCGGGACTCTTCGATGACTTCTTCACGGGAAACGAGCGCAACTTCCTGGTGGGCATGCAGAGCGCCTCGGTGGGCATCGGCAATATCATCACCAGCCTGCTGGCGGGCGTGCTGGCCACCCTCTCCTGGCGCCTCTCCTTCCTGATCTATGCCCTGGGTGCCCTGGTCCTGGTGGCGGTGATCTTCAAGCTTCCCGAGCCCCCCAGGTCCGCCGCTGCCTCCGAGGGCAAGGCCACCTTCAACGGCAGGCTCCTGCTTGCGCTGGTCTGCTCCCTGCTCTACGCCGTCCTCTACTTCGCCTTCTACGGTTTCCTGGCCTTCATCATTGAGGGCCGCCACATGGGCAACGCCGCCGCTGCGGGCATCGGCATCGTCAGCATGACCCTGGGCTCCATCCTCGCGGGTGCAGCCTTCGGCTTCACCCTCCGCAAGCTCCGGCACTTCATGCTCCCCATCGGACTGCTGCTGAACATGATCGGCTTCCTGGTGATGGCTCTCGCCGGCACCCTACCCGCGCTGCTGGCAGGCGCCTTCGCCCTGGGCCTCGGCTTCGGCCTGGTGATGCCCTACGCCTGCATGGTGTGCATGGACGCTGCCGGCAAGGGGAACGGTACCCTGGCCACGGGGCTCTTCATGACCGCCCTCAGCCTCGGCACCGCCGTATCGCCCCTCATCCTGGAGCTGATCGGAAAGCTCGCCCACAACCATGACGGCCAGTTCATCTTCCGCCTCTGCGCCTATGCCTTTCTGGCCACCACGGCAGTCTCCATCGTCATGGCCCTGCGCCCCAAGGGGAAGCGGGCAGAGGTCGCTCCCCTCGGAGCCTGA